In Bradyrhizobium sp. WBOS07, the genomic window TGCGGCGGCCCCTCAGGCCCGATAAGGCTGCGTTCTCAGGAACTTCGGACATGCCCAAAAACCCCAGCAAAAGCCCGGCCGGCAAAGGCCCCCGCACCCCTGCCGGAAAGCCGGCCCGCGTCGCGGCAAATCGCCCCAAGGGCAGTCCCAAGAGGACCGTCAAAGCCCCTCGCGCGGCAGCGCCCAACCTGTCCCAGGAGCGCATCGTCCGCGCGCTGGAGACCATTGCGGCGCATCTCTCCGCCCAGGCCAAGCCGGCCGTCTCCCCCGAGTCGTTCGAACGGGCGGATGCCTATGTCTGGCACCCCGACGGCCGCCTCGCGCCCGTGCCGCGGGTCAGCCGCGTCGAGCTATTCCTGCTCAAGGGCATCGACCGGATGCGCGACATCCTGATGGAGAACACCGAGCGGTTCGCGGGCGGCCTGCCCGCCAACAACGCCCTGCTCTGGGGCGCGCGCGGCATGGGCAAATCGTCGCTGGTGAAGGCCGCGCATGCCAGCATCAACGCGGACCGCAAGCTGGCTGAGCGGCTGAAGCTGATCGAGATCCATCGCGAGGACATCGAAACGCTGCCGATGCTGATGGAGAAGCTTCGCGACGCCAGCTTCCGCTTCATCGTGTTCATCGACGACCTCTCCTTCGACGGCAATGACGCGTCCTACAAATCGCTCAAGGCCGTGCTCGAAGGCGGCATCGAGGGCCGGCCCGAGAACGTCATCCTCTACGCCACCTCCAACCGCCGTCATCTGCTGGCGCGCGACATGATCGAGAATGAGCGCTCGACCGCGATCAATCCCGGCGAAGCCGTCGAGGAGAAGGTGTCGCTGTCCGATCGCTTCGGCCTCTGGCTCGGCTTCCACCGTTGCAGCCAGGACGAATACCTCGCCATGGTGCGCGGCTATTGCAGCCATTTCGGCGTCAAGGTCGACGACGAGGCGCTGGAGCGGGAGGCGCTGGAATGGTCGACCACCCGCGGCTCGCGCTCGGGCCGCGTCGCCTGGCAATTCGTGCAGGAGCTGGCGGGCCGGCTCGGCGTGAAGCTGACGGCGAAGTAGCGGAAGCCGTCGCCGTGCCTGGCTCTGTCATTCCCCGCGCAGGCGGGGAATCCAGTACGCCGCGGCTTATCGGCTCAACAATGACTATCTCTGGAATACTGGATCGCCCGGTCCAAGCCGGGCGATGACAGTGCGCTTGTTGTGATTGCGTGCCCTACTCTGCGTAGGCCTCACGCCCCGTTCAGGAATTGAAGCGGGTCAACCGGGCTCGATCCCTTGCGGATCTCAAAGTGGAGCTGCGGCGACGCCACCTCCCCGGATTGACCCGACTTGGCAATGACCTGACCGCGCTTGATGGTGTCGCCGCGCTTCACCAACAGCTCACTCGCATGGGCATATGCGGTGACGTAGCCGTTGGAGTGCCGAACCAGGACCAGATTGCCGTAACCTTTCAGCTCGTTGCCGGAATAGGCGACGACGCCGTCTTCGGCCGCCTTGACCGGCGTCCCCTCGGGCACCGCGACATTGATGCCGTCGTTGGACTTGCCGTTGGTCTTGGCGCCGTAGCTCGTGACCACCTTGCCGCGCACCGGCCAGCGGAAGGTCGGCAGCGCGCTGGTGGTCTCCGCAGCCTTCGCCGGGGTCTCGGCGGGCTTCTCTTCAACATTGGTGGTGGCCTGGGCGAGGCGCGCGCTCTGCACGGGTGCGCCGGCCGCAGCTATCTTGGTGGCGGGCGCGGGAGCGGCTGCAACGGGCTGCAACGTCCCCGCAACCGGGGCCGCCGTGACAGGAGCTGCGGCAACCGGCGCCGCCATGGCGGCGGTCTTTGCGCCGGGCACGGTCAGCTTGGTGCCGAGCTTCAGCTTGGCCGAGGGATCAAGACCGTTGGCACGGGCAAGCTCAGCCGACGAGATATGGTTCTTGCGGGCAATGCTGGCGAGCGTGTCGCCACGATTGACGAAGTGCGTGCTCGGCGGCGCAGCCATGACGGCAACCGGCTTCGCGGCAGGAGCTGCCGCGACCGGAGTTGACGCCGGCGCCGCGGCCGTCGCCGGATGCGGAATGATCAGCTGCTGGCCGGGCGACAGCGCGCGCGGACCCTTGTAGCCGTTGGCGGCCAGGATCGCCTGCGGCGTGACGCGATAGCGCTTGGCGAGCACCTCGAGCGTATCGCTGGTGCCGACGATGATCTTGGTCCCGCCGGCCGGCTGGGCAGCTGCGACCGAGCGCGGCGGCACGGTGGCCGTGGTCTCCAGATGCGGCTGCGCCGGCGGCGCGTAGGAGCTGACGCCACGCCCGCCTCCGGACACCCCGCCACCTGCCGCGACGGGATAGGATTGCGGGGCGGAGACCGCCGGGGGCGGCAAGGGCTGCGACTGATAGGCGCCGGGCTGGGTCTGCGGCCGCGCATATTGCGGCAGCTCGCGCTGCGGCGGCGGGGCCTGCTGCACGGTACCGGTCGCTTCGGAGGAGAAGGGATTGGAGAAATTCGACTGGGACAGCCGCGACGACATGTCGGCGCTGCACCCTGCGAAGCTGAAGGAGATCAGCGCCAGCACCGCGACCTGCGGTACGCGGCGCGAGTAAAGCAACTCGGCGACAGCGGACATGGTTACTCACTCGTACGCAACAGAACTGGTGTTTTAAGTAAACACGCGCCGAGTAAATAACGGCTTAACCCTCCCAATAAGATGTTGGCCGCAAAGCCGATCCGGAAATCTACAGCTCCCGCGCCACCCCGGGCAGCGCCGGCACGAAGCGGACATCGACCAGTTCCTTGCGCTCGATCCCCACCGCGCTCCGGCTCAGGCGGATCAGCGTCTGCACGCCCTGATGCGGGCCGACCGGCGCGATCAGGATGCCGCCAACCTCCAGCCGCTCGACCAGATTCTCCGGGATCTGCTCCATCGCGGCGGTGACGATGATGCGATCGAACGGGCCGATATTGGGCGGCAGGTTGAGGCCGTCGCCAAGCATCACCTCGATATTGTGACAGCCGAGCTTTTCGAGCCGGGCGCGCGCCGTGTCCGCAAGTCTGCGATAGCGCTCGACCGACAGGACCTGGCCGGCGAGCCGCGACAGCACGGCCGCCTGATAACCGGAACCGGTGCCGATCTCGAGCACCCGGTGCTGCTTCTGGAGCTGCAGCTGCTCGGTCATGTAGGCCACGACGAAAGGCTGGCTGATGGTCTGGCCGCAGGCGATCGGCAGCGCGCTGTCCCGGTAGGCGCCGTCGCGGTCGGCCTCATCGACGAATTGCTCGCGCGGCACCTCCTCCATGGTTCGCAGCACCGCCTGATCGCTGATGCCCCGACGCCTCAGCGTGAGCTGAAACATCATCTTTTCCGGCGGGTGCTGATGGGAGGTCATTACCTGCTTGTACTGTCTTGGCCGGCCCGGCGGGCTCGAGCCCGGGCGGGAGAATCCATGTTCCTGCTCAGGAACTCATGATAGCCTTCCTCTAGAGCATTTAACCACAGATTGGATTGCCGCGGACGAGCTGCGATGACCATTTTCAGGTATCCGTTGGTCGAAACGCGCATTGCGTCAATTCGCGTTATCTGCGAACGTTTTTGGCAATGGGCAAGGACTCAACCATGACCGCGACAGGGCTTTCCGGCCGCTCTGTATTCCTCGTCGAGGACGAGGTGATGATCAGGATGATGGTAGCGGACATGCTCGAGGAGCTCGGCTACAAGGTCGCAGCCGAGGCGGGCGACATCACCGAGGCCATGCGGCTCGCCCAGGCGACCGAGTTCGACATCGCCATTCTCGACGTCAACGTCAACGGCAAGGTCATCTCGCCGGTCGCCGACGTGATCCAGGCCAAGGGCTGCCCGTTCATTTTCGCCACCGGCTACGGCTCATCCGGCCTGCCCGAGCAGTACCGCGACCGGCCGGCGCTCCAGAAGCCGTTTCAGCTCGACGCGCTCGGCAAGACCATCGAAGCCGCGCTCCGCGGCGAATAGGCGCTATTTCAGCATCGCGCTGAGCTCTTCCGAAAAAGCCTCATTGGTGCGATCGAGCCTCAGCGGCGTGACCGAGACGTAGCGCTCGCGCAGCGCCGCCAGATCGGTGCCGTCGGCCGGCGTGTCCATCATCGCGGCGCGCTCGAAGCCGATCCAGAAATAGGGATTGCCGCGGCCGTCCTTGCGCTCGTCGACCCGCAGGAAACCGAGATTGCGCTTGCCCTGGCGGGTGACGCGGATGCCGAGCACATCCTCCGGCGCGCAGGACGGGAAGTTGACGTTGATGACGGTGTCCTTCGGAACGCCGGCGGCAATCACCTTGCGCACGATGTCGGGCCCGAACTTGCGCGCGGTGTCCCACGGCGGGCGCTCGCGGGTTTCGAGGCTGAACTCCTGCGACAGCGCGAACGACGGCAGCCCCAGGATGGTCCCCTCCAGCGCCCCGGCGATGGTGCCGGAATAGACCACGTCCTCGGCGACGTTGCGGCCCTTGTTGACCCCGGACAGCACGACGTCGGGCAGCTTGGGTTCAAGGATATGGCGCGC contains:
- a CDS encoding ATP-binding protein, translating into MPKNPSKSPAGKGPRTPAGKPARVAANRPKGSPKRTVKAPRAAAPNLSQERIVRALETIAAHLSAQAKPAVSPESFERADAYVWHPDGRLAPVPRVSRVELFLLKGIDRMRDILMENTERFAGGLPANNALLWGARGMGKSSLVKAAHASINADRKLAERLKLIEIHREDIETLPMLMEKLRDASFRFIVFIDDLSFDGNDASYKSLKAVLEGGIEGRPENVILYATSNRRHLLARDMIENERSTAINPGEAVEEKVSLSDRFGLWLGFHRCSQDEYLAMVRGYCSHFGVKVDDEALEREALEWSTTRGSRSGRVAWQFVQELAGRLGVKLTAK
- a CDS encoding peptidoglycan DD-metalloendopeptidase family protein, whose product is MSAVAELLYSRRVPQVAVLALISFSFAGCSADMSSRLSQSNFSNPFSSEATGTVQQAPPPQRELPQYARPQTQPGAYQSQPLPPPAVSAPQSYPVAAGGGVSGGGRGVSSYAPPAQPHLETTATVPPRSVAAAQPAGGTKIIVGTSDTLEVLAKRYRVTPQAILAANGYKGPRALSPGQQLIIPHPATAAAPASTPVAAAPAAKPVAVMAAPPSTHFVNRGDTLASIARKNHISSAELARANGLDPSAKLKLGTKLTVPGAKTAAMAAPVAAAPVTAAPVAGTLQPVAAAPAPATKIAAAGAPVQSARLAQATTNVEEKPAETPAKAAETTSALPTFRWPVRGKVVTSYGAKTNGKSNDGINVAVPEGTPVKAAEDGVVAYSGNELKGYGNLVLVRHSNGYVTAYAHASELLVKRGDTIKRGQVIAKSGQSGEVASPQLHFEIRKGSSPVDPLQFLNGA
- a CDS encoding protein-L-isoaspartate(D-aspartate) O-methyltransferase; protein product: MTSHQHPPEKMMFQLTLRRRGISDQAVLRTMEEVPREQFVDEADRDGAYRDSALPIACGQTISQPFVVAYMTEQLQLQKQHRVLEIGTGSGYQAAVLSRLAGQVLSVERYRRLADTARARLEKLGCHNIEVMLGDGLNLPPNIGPFDRIIVTAAMEQIPENLVERLEVGGILIAPVGPHQGVQTLIRLSRSAVGIERKELVDVRFVPALPGVAREL
- a CDS encoding response regulator, with protein sequence MTATGLSGRSVFLVEDEVMIRMMVADMLEELGYKVAAEAGDITEAMRLAQATEFDIAILDVNVNGKVISPVADVIQAKGCPFIFATGYGSSGLPEQYRDRPALQKPFQLDALGKTIEAALRGE
- the surE gene encoding 5'/3'-nucleotidase SurE; this encodes MRILCTNDDGIHAPGLKIVEEIARALSDDVWVVAPELDQSGVSHSLSLNDPLRLREVGPRHFAVRGTPTDCVIMGARHILEPKLPDVVLSGVNKGRNVAEDVVYSGTIAGALEGTILGLPSFALSQEFSLETRERPPWDTARKFGPDIVRKVIAAGVPKDTVINVNFPSCAPEDVLGIRVTRQGKRNLGFLRVDERKDGRGNPYFWIGFERAAMMDTPADGTDLAALRERYVSVTPLRLDRTNEAFSEELSAMLK